In the Balaenoptera musculus isolate JJ_BM4_2016_0621 chromosome 2, mBalMus1.pri.v3, whole genome shotgun sequence genome, cccatttccccctccccactcctatTCCCAATCGGGGAGGAGGCATTTATAAGCCCCGAGGACCACGGCCCAGAAACCTGCCGGCGTCCTGAGCTGCAGAGGCTTTCCAGCACGCACGATCTCCCGCACTGAGAGTCCTTCTTCCCAGATGAATTCTCATAGTATCACAGACGCGCGCAGTCTCGATCGATACTGGATGGCAGACGTACTCCCACCGCCAAGTGTAGGCACGGGGCGGTGGATTTAGCCGCCCTGCCGCTCTGTCGCAGCTTCTCATCAGCTCGATACAAGCAGAGGACGTTAACCCGTTCCCCGGCTGACACCCAACCGATCGCCTCCCCGTCGCCCTTCCTCTCAGCTCCGCTACCGCAGAGCCGGGTCTTTTCCGTCAGACTCCCACCCGCGGGAGGCAGCAGGGTCCCGGGCCCGCAAGGAGGGCGCTGAGAGGTGGCCTCTCCGCCAGGCACCCCAGACGGCGCCTGGAGGCCGCTGAGGCAGGGAGTGCTGAGCTTCCTCACACTCTGCACCTTACCTTCTGGCGTCTTCGCCCGGTGGGCGGCAGGGAGGCGGCAGCTGCAGGCAGCAGCTAAGCCGGGCGCCGgggcccgcccgccgccgcccgcctCAGGGCCCCCTGCGAGCCCAGCCCCGAGAAAGCCCCACCCCCCGCGCCCGCTCCCACTCCTGATTGGCTGGTCCGCCGAAGGCGACCCGGCGGTCCCCCGGCCCGCGTCTCAGCTATAAAGGCGGCGGACACATGCCTGCGGCGGCGAAGCTCGGGCAGCAGCGGCGCTCGCCCGCTCTCAGACCCCGCGGCACCCCCGTTACTCCTTGCCCCCGAGCGCTCCGACTCCACCATGCCTCGGGGCTTCCTGGTAAAGCGAACTAAACGGACAGGCGGCTCGTACCGAGTGCGCCTAGCAGAGCGGGTCTTCCCCCTGCTGGGGCCCCAGGGGGCGCCGCCCTTCCCCGAGGAGGCTTCCAGTGCCCCTCAGCCCGGTGCGGAGCGGGCGGGACCCCCAACTCCGGAGGAGGAAGCGGCCCGCGAACTGTCGGGGTCGTCCTGTCGGGCGGCTGGGGTGAGCCcaggggcgggcgggcgggaagGCGCGGAGTGGAGGGCGGATGGCCGGGAGGGTCCCGGGCCCAGCCCGAGCCCCACGAAGCCGACGGGCGCGGACCTGCGCCGGGCGTTCTTGGAGCGCTGCCTCAGCTCGCCGGTCTCCGCTGAGTCCTTCCCCGGGGGCACCGCCACCGTGGCCGCTTTCTCCTGCTCGGTGGCGCCAGCAGTAGCACCGACCTCGCGGGAGCAGTTCCTGCTGCCGCTCCGGGCACCGTTCCCGGACCCCGCGCTCCATCCGGACCCCGCGCCCCTCGCGGCCTCCCTGCACGGCCTGAAGCGGGCCACCGGCGGCGAGCGCTGCGCCAAGGCACCTCCGGCCTGCGCGTCTGGGCCCGCGGCCGCCGGGGTCAAGAAGCCAAAGGCCATGAGGAAGTTGAGCTTCGCCGATGAAGTCACCACGTCCCCTGTGCTGGGCCTGAAGATCAAGGAGGAGGAGCCCGGAGCGCCGTCCCGGGGCCTGGGGGGCAGCCGCACGCCGCTGGGGGAGTTCATCTGCCAGCTGTGCAAGGAGCAGTACGCGGACCCCTTCGCGCTGGCTCAGCACCGCTGCTCCCGCATCGTGCGCGTCGAGTACCGCTGTCCCGAGTGCGACAAGGTCTTCAGCTGCCCTGCGAACCTCGCCTCCCATCGCCGCTGGCACAAGCCGCGTCCCGCAGCGGCCAATGCCGCCACAGTCTCCTCAGCCGACGGGAAGCTGCCCCCTTCGTCGATCTCGTCCTCCCCGGATTCCGGGGCTGTTGCTGCACCTTTCCTGGCGGAGGGGAAGGAGAACAGCCGGGCAGAGAGAACTGCGGATCAGCACCCGCAGGCCGGGGACAGCTCCGGGGCGGAGCAGCACCGGGACAGCGCCCCATCACAAGGCCTCCAGGTGTTGTCCCGCCCCGAGCCTTCGCCGCCTCAGGTCCCTTATACGGCGGGGGTGTTGGGGCGCCGGGTGCCTGAGCCGGGCGGGGTCAGTGCTGCCGGGGGACCCGAGATCTTCGTGTGCCCATATTGCCACAAAAAGTTCCGTCGCCAAGCCTATCTGCGCAAGCACCTGGCCACTCACGAGGCGGGCTCGGCCCGCGCTCTTGCCCCGGGCTTTGGCTCCGAACGCGCCGCCCCACTCGCCTTCGCTTGCCCGCTGTGCGGGGCGCGCTTCCCGTCGGCGGACATCAGGGACAAGCACCGGCTGTGGCATGCGGTCCGCGAGGAGCTGCTCCTGCCCGCTCTGGCCGGGGCGCCCCCTGAAGCACCGGGCCCAGGAGGGGCGTCCGACGGGAGTGCTCAGCAAATTTTCTCGTGCAAGCACTGCCCGTCCACTTTTTTTAGCTCCCCGGGCCTGACCCGGCACATCAATAAGTGTCACCCCTCAGAAAGTCGGCAGGTACTGCTGCTGCAGATGCCACTGCGGCCGGGCTGTTGAGGGCGAAAGACGAAGAGGATCGTGAGGGTGGCCTTGGAGCAAACAGATCATGGGAATTTCTGTGGGGCTTTCTTCAACTTGCAAGGTtaccctttttccttcctttattttctctcctaaaaCTCCCAGTAGTCAACGTGCCGCCAGGGGAGCGGGCAGCGAAATGTAAAATCCCTCTCTAGAGCAGGTATGTATATGGTATAAACGTTCTCGGTCAAGAATGATCAGCTTTATATCCTTCTCACTTTCCCCACGAAAATAGGATTCCCCCTGCTCCCACCAAACTCTGGAGACCCCAATGAATCCTATATGACTTGTAATTCCTATGGAAAGTCGCAGTGAATGCGTGCATGTCTCTATCTACAAAGGATTCTAGCTACCAAAAGTggtagtttttttctctcttcttcctcttgtcatCGCAGGCGCCTGTGTAGTTTCTGTCTCAATAGGGTCAGATATCTTGCATTGTATATTCTGTGAATTAAAAGTTATGTGATTGGTGCCAAACTTACGTCGGGTGGGTGGGAAATACAAGACCTGTGTCTGTGGGCAGGAAATGTTAAGATGTTTGCGCGCTTTTGGGTGATATGAGAAATCTCCCTGTAAACTTTCCTTTTCTCAATTATTAAGTCCACTCTTAAGCTagtgtttggaggtggggaaTAGCATCTCTTTACTGGAAGGAGTTGAGACACCCCCCAAATTCTCACCTCTAGCTCTCGTGTGCAGTATTCAGGAAGATActttaaatctttctttaaatAGCTTTTGGGGAACATAGAACTCATTTCCTGAAGTTTGACTGTTTTAGTAGGGTTTCATCCAAATTAACGCTTCTGTTGTAATCataatgtgtattatatatgaCACTATGTTCAGCTTAAGGAAGATGTTAATACTTCTAATCCGCTATGGAAATGAATGGcaattcattcaatattttcttttcagctgctacctggttttgaatttttttgtattaCCATATTTAGCATACATTCTGTACCTATGCCCTAATAGCCAGTTTGGGACACTGGCTGAATATTGCTTGACAGATAGCCCATATTTGTAAGATGCTTACCACCAAATAAATGTACATAGCTGGTGCTTTGTTGTGTTCTGTGTTTGTCTTAAGAATCCCATTGAACACAGCCTATTTTCAAAAGCCACACTTCTTATCTCCCCAAAGCCAGTATCCTGCTTTATAATCTTAGTGACCCATTTAGacagaagaaattatattttgtaaatgaatGTAATGGTgcagaaataaaatgggaaactttccttatatagtatatatactatgAAGTATGGCTGCATAGACTGAGCTCCAAAAGGCAAAGAATATGTactattctttaaatattaaagataCTTTACCACTCAAAAATgtcaacagaaaatatattttaaatattttcttctttttcaaaaagctAGTGAATAGTTTATCTGAACATGAATAAAATGTTAACTGTGCTAATCAACTTCCGTATTTTTAAGTTGGTATTTTCACTCCATTTTGTTACATATCACCAAACCAttagctgtttatttttttaagaatgaaagcaCTATAGAAATGCGTAAATAGTTACTTTATCTTTTCTGCAATTCTTCACCTTGGTTGTGGGAAACTGTCTATATTGTTTAATCTTGTTCCCAGGGACTCTCTATCCATGTTTATCCTTTATATAAGCTTTCACGGGACTTTTtaagtaagtttattttctacatggtTTCAtaggaatttgtttttatttataaggCAATCCAAAATTTAAGTGCACAGGAACTCTGAAAGCCTGCTATAGAAACTGTCTGTAAAAAGTTTTGTTCCTGAATGtatattaccaaaaaaaagtaaaatttaacagGTCAAAGAAGCATGAGGGTGAGATAAATTGATGCTTTAACCAAGTGCATTGGGGAAAGTTTCTGGTGAGCCCTTATGAAGGTGAAAATTTTCCTGTAGTTTTAATGACTGTGGCAGGATCTCTGAGAAATAAGGTGGGGTATATCCTGAGAAGggaattaaaattcatttttcatgATGAGCTAAGATAACCTAGGTTTATGCTTTATATCTCTCCATTAATCATACAGCCCTGCTTAagtctgaaaaaatataaaacaaaatacaaaaagacaaatcaacACTCATGGACACGAAATGATAAGAATACttttattgtattattaaatACCATCTTTTTTCCACTGTTACAAATTTGTAGATACTACATGAATGAtgatacataatttatattttatagtttgcCAGTATGATGTATTTACACATGCAGTTAGTACCAATGTCAGTCATGCTACATTTCCTTAGGAGATGCCTGTTCAAAACAAAATGTGAGCAAAATGTGAGCAGCTTATCTACTGTAGGAAAATACTTCTGGAGGGTGGAATGTATACCAACCCGCACGTGCAAGTTCAGTATTAACAATATTAGATTAATTTAGACTCCTGGGTCATGTTCCCTTTTCTTTGACAATAATACACATAATTTAAGCCACACACTTACTTATGTCAGAAaagttttctccttcttttcttttttcctacccgCCCCACCCCATTCCTCCCCTTTTTGGTACTTAAGAAAGAACACAGATATACCAGGATCCAGCAGCCAATAAGGGGCCACAATCTCAAAACAGAAATGGCATTTAAAACAGTGAtaccatttaaaaagcaaaacattagaaaaatatttggaagctaAACATGAATCAAAGTTCAGCACAgtgatttttctggtttttagATATGTCATGGCATCACCTGCACAGCCAAGAAATGAGACATTGCTTTGGGAAGAAAAAGTTAATGCTAAAATTATTTCAGCTGGAACTTGAGATACTAAAAGACCATTTATTTTAAGTGGTTTATTTTGATAACATAAATAATCCATACACATCCTGTGTATTAACAGATCTGCAACTATTGCTACAACTTTACAAATGCTTAAATTTAAAgatgtacatttatttaaaaaattatatatttactgaGCCATGAAGTTGTAATGGGGCacgataaataaaataatgagactATCTGTCCAATTATATTTCGTCTCAAAGTTAATTACGAAATTAAAAGTCAAAACTACTTAGACATAATTATCTAGGGAAGGTAAAGGGTGTAGAATAAAACTCCCCACCCCGCCGCCCCCCATACGGCAGCTTGGAGTGTGGGGGGAAAACCAACCGAATAAACAACCCAAATCTAAAATACTAAGTTACAAGTTATTTAAATCcagtgttttctaaaataaatgttcagGAAGGAACATGCATGTTGTTATGGCAAACACCAAGCCTGAAAGGGTTAACGCTATGTTCATGCTAAGGTGGCTACTGCTGAACACTGCTGGGCTGCTGTCTCCTTAGGATTTATTGGCTGAGCCAGAGGAACGACGCAGCTTCATGGACATGCGGCTTTTGCTAGTTCGAGGAGACATTGGTGAGGCCAGGTCAGCCCCGTCTACCTGCGTTGCTGTGGGAGTTTCACTGGGTAGAATCTCTGGGTAGGAGCCTGTGGGAAACAGCAAGAGCATTAGTGCAAGTCATCCAGCCACTCATCCTGTAAGAAATAACTTTTCTGCTACAGATCTGCAGCATGGATCCCAACCCTTAGTGAGGTCTTTTGAGAGGAAAGAGCAAGCCCCAAACTTGCTTGTTACGACAGTGATCTGGTGGCTCATGTCATCATATTAGCAAGAAAGCACCAATCATTATTTCCAGAGCCAGAACCAACCAGAGAGCTCCCCAGAAAAAGCAATGGGAAGCAAAATCTTTGGGACAGAAAGGACAGGGATCCAAAGCACCATTAGCATGCACGTTAAGGGCTTAAGAAGCAGGTGAGAAGGACCAATTCCTATCTCTAGGGTACAGGTTATAACCAAGAAAAGGGCCTTCATTGCTcaaacttgaaaacaaaacagCACCAAACGTTTCCAAAGAGGAACTTAGCAGTATGAGACCATTATACGTGCTAGGTAGTTAAATATGCTTTTAAGAAGGAGCCAGATAAATTCCctgaagaaggaggaggacaaGAGCTCTCATCTGAAAGTCAGTCAAAAAAGACAAACCGATCTCTCCAAGTGTCTCAACTTAGAATTGACAAGCAAcgcttttgttttcttaaactttcGCAGTTACACTCTCCAGTCATAGCAAGTAGATAACCAGTAGAATTAGTaagatataaaaatttgaaagaaacaaGTTGAAATTGGAAAATTCTTCATATCATTTATTTACAAAGTAGTTCTTCACCTTTGTACTTTATTTCTGAGTTATGATTCTCTAATTCACAGCAATACTACAGAACTTTGCACACTGTAGGCTCTCAAATATTTCATGAAtaagaaattacattaaaaattaaaaaccgttcaaaaaaacaaaaagtctgaaaatagaataacaaaatttttaa is a window encoding:
- the INSM2 gene encoding insulinoma-associated protein 2, producing the protein MPRGFLVKRTKRTGGSYRVRLAERVFPLLGPQGAPPFPEEASSAPQPGAERAGPPTPEEEAARELSGSSCRAAGVSPGAGGREGAEWRADGREGPGPSPSPTKPTGADLRRAFLERCLSSPVSAESFPGGTATVAAFSCSVAPAVAPTSREQFLLPLRAPFPDPALHPDPAPLAASLHGLKRATGGERCAKAPPACASGPAAAGVKKPKAMRKLSFADEVTTSPVLGLKIKEEEPGAPSRGLGGSRTPLGEFICQLCKEQYADPFALAQHRCSRIVRVEYRCPECDKVFSCPANLASHRRWHKPRPAAANAATVSSADGKLPPSSISSSPDSGAVAAPFLAEGKENSRAERTADQHPQAGDSSGAEQHRDSAPSQGLQVLSRPEPSPPQVPYTAGVLGRRVPEPGGVSAAGGPEIFVCPYCHKKFRRQAYLRKHLATHEAGSARALAPGFGSERAAPLAFACPLCGARFPSADIRDKHRLWHAVREELLLPALAGAPPEAPGPGGASDGSAQQIFSCKHCPSTFFSSPGLTRHINKCHPSESRQVLLLQMPLRPGC